One Micromonospora sp. FIMYZ51 genomic window carries:
- the sigM gene encoding RNA polymerase sigma factor SigM, which produces MDETVSDLDLLHAHVAGDRYAFAELFRRHRDRLWAVALRTLGDREEAADALQDALLSAHRAAGRFRGDAAVTTWLHRIVVNACLDRIRRRQTHPTVPMPDGVHDRDDGTGGVEPAAPVRDHDTAMVVRDALAALPIEQRAALVLVDVQGYPVAEVARILGVAEGTIKSRCARGRARLAIMLGHLRTGGEQLPDDASDVPALTRGNPRAPQGVRSRSGRSRPDANQEEA; this is translated from the coding sequence GTGGACGAGACGGTCAGCGACCTGGATCTGCTGCACGCCCACGTCGCCGGTGACCGGTACGCGTTCGCCGAGCTGTTCCGCCGACACCGCGACCGGCTCTGGGCGGTGGCCCTGCGTACGCTCGGTGACCGGGAGGAGGCGGCCGACGCCCTCCAGGACGCGCTGCTCTCCGCGCACCGTGCCGCCGGACGGTTCCGGGGCGACGCCGCCGTCACGACCTGGCTGCACCGGATCGTGGTGAACGCCTGCCTCGACCGGATCCGACGACGGCAGACCCACCCCACGGTGCCGATGCCCGACGGGGTCCACGACCGGGACGACGGCACCGGTGGCGTCGAACCGGCCGCACCGGTACGCGACCACGACACGGCGATGGTGGTCCGCGACGCCCTGGCCGCGCTCCCGATCGAACAGCGTGCCGCTCTCGTCCTGGTGGACGTGCAGGGGTATCCGGTCGCCGAGGTCGCCCGGATCCTCGGCGTCGCCGAGGGGACGATCAAGAGTCGGTGCGCCCGGGGTCGGGCCCGGTTGGCGATCATGCTCGGGCACCTGCGGACCGGTGGCGAGCAGCTGCCCGACGATGCCTCCGACGTGCCGGCGCTCACCCGTGGGAACCCGAGAGCGCCGCAGGGCGTCCGATCGAGGTCGGGGCGCTCCCGACCGG